In Pseudoxanthobacter soli DSM 19599, the sequence CATCATCGGCGCGGATGAATTGCGGCAGCAGAACCGAACAGAACAGAAGCGCCTTGGGATTGAGCAGGTTGGTGAGCAGGCCCCGGCGCAGGGACGCGGTCCATGATCGGCGGGCTCCCGCCGCCCGCAGGCTGCCCGCTTCGCGCCATAAGTCCGAAGCCCGAAGCATCCCGATACCGATCCAGACAAGATAGGCGGCACCGGCGAGGCGCACGAGATCGAACAATGTCGGTGCCGCTTGCAGCAGCGCGGCAAGACCGACGGCGGCAAGGCCGACATGCGTCGCGCGGGCTGCCGCAAGTCCTGCCGCTACCGCGAAGGCGTGGGTCCTGCCGCTGAGTGCGCTCGTCTGCAGGATCAGCACCATGTCCGGCCCGGGCACGAGATAGGCAAGGCAGAGCGCGCCGGCGAAGACCCATAAGCCAGCCATCGTTCACTTCCTCCGCTTTGTTCGACGGAGACGTTCGTACCCGGGAATGCGATGGTGAGTCCTTGCGAATATCACCTCGAAATGGCCTGTTGTTGGCATATCATGCCAGCAGGAACGGTCCATTTCGCCAGGAGATGCCAATATTGAAGCTCGATGCCATCGACCGCCGAATCCTCGCCGCGCTCCAGCGAGACGGCCGCCTGACCAATGTCGAACTCGCCGAGGAAGTCGGCCTCTCGCCGTCGCCCTGCCTGCGGCGGGTCCGGATGCTGGAGAAAGCGGGCGTAATCCGCGGCTACCACGCCGCACTCGACCGGGGCGGTATCGGCCTCGGCTTGACGGTGTTCGTCGGCATCAAGGTCGAGCAGCATCGCGACGAGGCGGCCGCGGCCTTCCGCGAGGCCGTCCAGTCGCTGCCGGAGGTGATTTCATGCCATCTCGTTTCCGGCGAGGCCGATTTCCTCCTCCAGGTCGCGGTTCCCGACCTCGCCGCCTACGAGCGCCTGTTGCTCGATGCGCTGCTCAGGCTGCCGGGCGTGAGCGACATCCGCAGCAATTTCGCCATCCAGACGGTGAAGGCAGCCGGGGCGTTACCGCTGGACCACCTGCCTGCCGCGACCGGGCCTCAGACACCCTGAGGTGAGAGCGGCCGCGTCGGTTCGAGTGCGATCTCGGAACGCACCCGACCGTCCGGCCCGGACGGCCGGAGTCAGCCGATTCGAGCACCGCCTGCGGCATCGAACAGGTGCAGCTTCGAGGGGGCGCCGCGCACATGCACACGCTGGCCGGCGGCGATATCGGCCGCGCGCGGGCATTCGACGGTCAGCATCCTCGTATGCCCGACCTCGACATAGGCATAGGTCTGACTGCCGAGCCGCTCGGCGACCGCGATCTCGCCGGCGAACCACGCCTCGTCCGGACCGCAGAGTTCCAGGTCCTCCGGCCGGATGCCGGCGACGAGATTCTGTCCCTCCCGCAGGAACGGGCGCACCGCGTCGGGAAGGGCGACGGTCGCGCCCAGCATGGCGAGCGAGCTTCCCTGCCCCGCGACGGTGGCCGGCAGCGTGTTCATGGTCGGGCTGCCGATGAAACGCGCGACGAACAGCGTCGCAGGACGATGGTAGAGCTCCAGCGGCGCCCCGATCTGCTCGACGTGGCCGGCATTCATCACCACGATCCGGTCGGCGAGCGTCATCGCCTCCACCTGGTCGTGGGTGACATAGACGGTGGTCGCCTTCATGCGGTTGTGCAGCTTGGCGATTTCGAGCCGCATCTCGACCCGCAGCGCCGCATCGAGATTGGAAAGCGGCTCGTCGAACAGGAAGGCCGCCGGCTCGCGCACGATCGCCCGGCCCATGGCGACGCGCTGGCGCTGCCCCCCGGAGAGTTGCGACGGGCGGCGGCCGAGAAAGTCCTCGATCTTGAGGATGCCCGCGGCGTGAGCCACCCGGCGGCCGATCTCGTTCTCGTTCGCGCCGCGCATCTTCAGGCCGAACGACATGTTCTCCTCGACGCTCATATGCGGATAGAGCGCGTAATCCTGGAACACCATGGCGATGTTGCGCTCGGCCGGCGGCAGGTCGTTCACCCGGGCGCCTGCGATATCGAGATCACCGCCGGTGATCTCCTCCAGCCCGGCGATCATGCGCAGCAGCGTGGACTTTCCGCAGCCGGACGGACCGACCAGCACCAGGAACTCGCCGCTCTCGATCTCGAAATCGATGCGGCGGATCACTTCCACGTCGCCATAGGCCTTGCGCACGCCCTTCAGAGCGATCGCTGACATCCCGTTTCCTCCAAGGTCGCCGTTTAGGGCTTGACTGCATTATCGTTATCATTATCGATAATGATATTCCGATCCTGTGGCAACCCCCGCTCACAGCCGGCAACCCGCGATCTGGTCCGTCCGCATGGTGTATCTTTCCGGCAAGTCAACGAGCAGGTCGGCGGGCCGCCCGCCCAAGGCCAGCACCGCGTTCAACGCATTGAAGCGCGACATCATGCTCGGCACGCTGCCGGCGGGTGCCGGTCTGACAGAACTCGACCTCGCCGCCCATTTCGGCTGCAGCCAGGGCACGGTGCGCGAGGCGCTGCTGCAGTTGCAGGAGGAAGGACTCGTCCACCGCCGCGGCCACCGCGGCACCCAGGTGTCGGATTGCACCGAGGACGAGGCGGCGGAAATGTTCCGCCTGCGCGACCACATCGAGAGTGCCGGCCTGCCCCGCACGATGGCGGCGCCGAGCCGGACGCTCATTCCCGATCTCGAGGCCATGCTGGGCGACATGCTGCGGGCGGCGGAAGCCGACGACGAACTCCAGCTCGCTGCGATCGACCGGGATTTCCATCGCCGCATCCTGCAGGACGCGCGGCTTCCCGCGCTCGATCCGATCCTGCATCGCTGCCTGATCCACAATCACCGCTTCAAGATTTCCCGCAGCCTCGGCGTCCGCAACCTCACCGCGACGGCGATGCGCCATCGCACCCTGATCGACGCCATCGCCGGCGGCGACGTCGCCGCGGCCAGCGCGGCCATGCGGCACCACATCGCCACCATCGTCGATCTCGGGCCAGAGCTGTTCCCGGGGTCGAATCAATGAGCGCGCGCGGAGACGGCTCGACCGATCCCGGCATCCTCTCACCGGAGATGCGCGCCCTGCTCGACGCGGTGGCGGCCGAAACGGGACCGGTGCCGGACGGCACGCTTCTTCCGCCGGCCGAAGGCCGCGCTCTCGCGGCGCGGACCAATGCCCGCTGGAACGTGGATCTGCCGCCGATGGCTGCCGTGACCAATGCCCGCGTGCCGGCCAATCCCGCACTCGGCTCGGCCGAGGTGCCGCTTCTCATCATCACGCCGCCGGATGCCGGCGCCGGAACGATCCTCTACGTCCATGGCGGCGGCTTCGCCTTCTGCAGCCCGCAGACCCACGAGCGTTGTGCGCGCGTGCTCGCGCTGGAAGCCGGCATGACGGTCGTGCTGCCGGATTATCGGCTTGCGCCGGAGCACCCCTATCCCGCAGGGCTACTTGACGTCGTCGCCACCTTTCGCGCGCTTGCCGCGGGAACGGTGGCGTCCGTCGCCCCCGCGCCGCTGCTGGTGTCCGGCGATTCCGCCGGCGCCAACCTCGCGCTCGCCGCGATGCTGCACGAAGAGCGCGAGGGGCGCCCCCTGCCCGACGGAGGGCTGCTGTTCTACGGCAACTACACGGCCGACCTCTCGGGCGAGGCCTACGTGCGCTTCGCCGAGGGGCCCGGGCTCACCACCGCCCGCATGGGCCGCTACTGGTCCTGGTATGCCGGCGGACGCGCGCTGAACGGTGATCCCCTCGCCTGCCCCCTCGATGCCGGCGATGCCGCGCTTGGCGCTCTGCCCCCGCTCTATCTGATGGCGGCCGGCGTCGATCCGCTGTTCGGGGACACGGCGCGCCTCGCCGCTCGCCTCGCCGCGCTCGGACGCGACGACCGCTTCGAC encodes:
- a CDS encoding LysE family translocator → MAGLWVFAGALCLAYLVPGPDMVLILQTSALSGRTHAFAVAAGLAAARATHVGLAAVGLAALLQAAPTLFDLVRLAGAAYLVWIGIGMLRASDLWREAGSLRAAGARRSWTASLRRGLLTNLLNPKALLFCSVLLPQFIRADDGNSAGQFLMLGAILVAVGLVFDLAYAGVGAALGRWMARHPIVQRLQKWIFACALIGFGLRLALGHRSS
- a CDS encoding Lrp/AsnC family transcriptional regulator — its product is MPILKLDAIDRRILAALQRDGRLTNVELAEEVGLSPSPCLRRVRMLEKAGVIRGYHAALDRGGIGLGLTVFVGIKVEQHRDEAAAAFREAVQSLPEVISCHLVSGEADFLLQVAVPDLAAYERLLLDALLRLPGVSDIRSNFAIQTVKAAGALPLDHLPAATGPQTP
- a CDS encoding ABC transporter ATP-binding protein, with protein sequence MSAIALKGVRKAYGDVEVIRRIDFEIESGEFLVLVGPSGCGKSTLLRMIAGLEEITGGDLDIAGARVNDLPPAERNIAMVFQDYALYPHMSVEENMSFGLKMRGANENEIGRRVAHAAGILKIEDFLGRRPSQLSGGQRQRVAMGRAIVREPAAFLFDEPLSNLDAALRVEMRLEIAKLHNRMKATTVYVTHDQVEAMTLADRIVVMNAGHVEQIGAPLELYHRPATLFVARFIGSPTMNTLPATVAGQGSSLAMLGATVALPDAVRPFLREGQNLVAGIRPEDLELCGPDEAWFAGEIAVAERLGSQTYAYVEVGHTRMLTVECPRAADIAAGQRVHVRGAPSKLHLFDAAGGARIG
- a CDS encoding GntR family transcriptional regulator codes for the protein MVYLSGKSTSRSAGRPPKASTAFNALKRDIMLGTLPAGAGLTELDLAAHFGCSQGTVREALLQLQEEGLVHRRGHRGTQVSDCTEDEAAEMFRLRDHIESAGLPRTMAAPSRTLIPDLEAMLGDMLRAAEADDELQLAAIDRDFHRRILQDARLPALDPILHRCLIHNHRFKISRSLGVRNLTATAMRHRTLIDAIAGGDVAAASAAMRHHIATIVDLGPELFPGSNQ
- a CDS encoding alpha/beta hydrolase — its product is MSARGDGSTDPGILSPEMRALLDAVAAETGPVPDGTLLPPAEGRALAARTNARWNVDLPPMAAVTNARVPANPALGSAEVPLLIITPPDAGAGTILYVHGGGFAFCSPQTHERCARVLALEAGMTVVLPDYRLAPEHPYPAGLLDVVATFRALAAGTVASVAPAPLLVSGDSAGANLALAAMLHEEREGRPLPDGGLLFYGNYTADLSGEAYVRFAEGPGLTTARMGRYWSWYAGGRALNGDPLACPLDAGDAALGALPPLYLMAAGVDPLFGDTARLAARLAALGRDDRFDIVPGVVHGFLQYTRDLAAARVALAAAGRAARGFFA